Proteins from a genomic interval of Candidatus Fokinia cryptica:
- a CDS encoding glycerol-3-phosphate acyltransferase produces the protein MKIYFLYCVVCYLVGSICFGKAIEALFGLEDLRSVGSGNIGATNVYRAGGAIPAAITLFLDCSKGFAVVSGLYYLSQNTSISILIFGKFSMALICGALAIIGHIRPLVMYQGGKGVATALGVTLGLSPLSALLGVIVWLNVFLLVRNVALSSLCMIWAMYIQIIKCEGGIFATIACMVFTFSFQMITFAHKRNFTH, from the coding sequence ATGAAGATATATTTTCTATATTGTGTTGTTTGTTATCTTGTTGGCTCCATATGTTTTGGAAAAGCGATAGAAGCTCTTTTTGGGCTTGAGGATTTACGCAGTGTTGGCTCGGGGAATATAGGTGCTACTAATGTTTATAGAGCTGGAGGTGCTATACCAGCAGCAATCACTCTTTTCTTAGATTGTAGCAAAGGATTTGCAGTTGTTTCCGGATTGTATTACTTATCTCAAAATACATCTATAAGCATTCTGATATTTGGTAAATTTAGTATGGCATTGATATGTGGTGCTCTCGCTATTATAGGACATATAAGACCACTTGTTATGTATCAAGGAGGTAAGGGGGTAGCTACTGCGTTAGGTGTTACACTAGGATTATCTCCACTTTCTGCATTACTCGGTGTAATTGTATGGTTGAATGTTTTTTTACTAGTAAGAAATGTAGCTTTATCATCATTGTGTATGATATGGGCTATGTATATTCAGATAATAAAGTGTGAAGGTGGTATTTTTGCTACTATTGCCTGTATGGTTTTCACATTCTCCTTTCAAATGATTACCTTTGCACATAAAAGAAATTTTACGCATTAA
- a CDS encoding serine hydrolase domain-containing protein: MLKYSFILFILLLLHSNYVIAVHDNKLLKIERFIEECEREKHQLHGGAIAILYQGRVVYKTAFGKRVGNRKNITFDTLFPLASVSKPISALTIAFIAENGNFSFEDKMNLPYLSSSISMKDILSHSTGYNFSGNSQIEKGLSRNALLSQISKQYPKCKVGECYFYSNAIFSLAEEILSAKELNLRNAILAMSNRLGVDGIHMFPVQKSFMIAYPHLVIKRKKKKILKSLPFPPYYPKTVASAAGVFASLNGMIEILRLSSGYRTDIISQKMLHYLYTPIVKSDSRNTRNDIEKYYAIGWRIGKNLKKKMIFHGGSINGVNSFIGFVPSEEVGIVILTNQQSNFPSKKGLKFCELFMN; encoded by the coding sequence ATGTTAAAATATTCTTTTATTCTCTTTATATTACTTTTGCTGCATAGCAACTATGTTATTGCTGTTCATGATAATAAGCTGTTGAAGATTGAGCGATTTATAGAAGAGTGTGAAAGAGAAAAGCATCAACTACATGGTGGTGCTATAGCAATTTTATATCAGGGACGCGTAGTTTATAAGACAGCTTTTGGGAAAAGAGTTGGAAATCGTAAAAATATTACTTTCGATACGTTATTTCCACTTGCATCTGTTTCAAAGCCAATATCAGCATTGACTATTGCATTCATCGCAGAAAATGGCAATTTCTCTTTTGAAGATAAAATGAATCTTCCATATCTTAGCAGTAGTATTAGTATGAAAGACATCTTGAGTCATAGTACAGGCTATAATTTTTCAGGCAATTCTCAAATAGAGAAAGGATTATCTAGAAATGCATTACTTTCGCAAATATCGAAACAATATCCAAAATGTAAGGTAGGAGAATGTTATTTTTATAGTAATGCTATTTTTAGTTTAGCTGAAGAAATTTTGAGCGCTAAAGAACTTAATTTACGAAATGCTATTCTTGCTATGTCTAATCGCTTGGGAGTAGATGGAATTCATATGTTTCCAGTTCAGAAAAGTTTTATGATAGCTTATCCACATCTCGTAATAAAAAGAAAAAAGAAAAAGATATTGAAATCTCTCCCATTTCCGCCTTATTACCCTAAGACAGTTGCTTCTGCTGCTGGTGTATTTGCTTCTCTTAATGGGATGATAGAAATCTTAAGATTGAGTTCTGGGTATAGAACAGATATTATTTCTCAAAAAATGTTACATTACTTATACACTCCAATCGTAAAGAGTGATTCAAGAAATACTCGTAACGATATAGAAAAATATTATGCAATTGGGTGGAGAATAGGAAAGAATTTAAAGAAAAAAATGATTTTTCATGGAGGATCAATTAATGGAGTAAACTCTTTTATCGGATTTGTACCTTCTGAGGAAGTTGGGATAGTGATTCTTACCAATCAACAATCGAATTTTCCTTCTAAGAAAGGTTTAAAATTTTGCGAATTATTTATGAATTAA
- a CDS encoding cell cycle transcriptional regulator TrcR: MAVKKKVGDFNAKPVMPKATAMWLILNTKLTFTQIATFCKLHLLEVQAMADDELGRKITPISPISMGQLAAEEIKRCENDVNSTLKMSEIMKGVLFTKNKAKKYTPVALRREKANAILWVINRFSTANSKEIAKILGTTEKLVDSIRTKTHWNYEELEPKDPVLLGICNQSDLDSIK; encoded by the coding sequence ATGGCTGTAAAAAAGAAAGTCGGCGACTTTAATGCAAAACCTGTTATGCCTAAAGCTACCGCTATGTGGTTGATCCTTAATACAAAGTTGACTTTTACGCAGATTGCTACTTTTTGTAAGTTGCACCTTTTGGAAGTACAAGCTATGGCGGATGATGAATTAGGGAGGAAGATTACACCTATAAGTCCCATTAGCATGGGACAACTTGCTGCAGAAGAAATTAAAAGATGCGAAAATGATGTAAACAGTACCTTAAAGATGTCTGAAATAATGAAAGGTGTACTCTTTACTAAGAATAAAGCAAAGAAATACACTCCTGTTGCATTGAGGAGAGAAAAAGCGAATGCGATATTGTGGGTTATCAACAGATTCTCGACTGCAAATTCTAAAGAAATAGCAAAAATTCTTGGTACAACTGAAAAATTAGTCGACTCTATAAGAACTAAAACTCACTGGAATTATGAAGAATTAGAGCCAAAAGATCCTGTACTTCTAGGTATATGCAATCAATCTGATCTAGATTCTATTAAATGA
- the pgk gene encoding phosphoglycerate kinase, with the protein MKILDNLQDLQNFQNFFQKRLTKNRAVLVRVDFNMPTDQSGRITNFQRLEKAQDTINFILECGGIPVLLSHLGKKYEKFEMHIKQINSYLKNNKFHELHLVTERSNFSEQITALQKLLSITEETEKKVFLIENMRLYEEEEKNSDEAAQMLISEISEFYINEAFSCCHRKHMSMYSLPMHTTYKFCGIRLIQELQAILPLMKVNFEDTTIILGGAKISTKLPLIKFMIGKVRNIIVSGGIANTLLKYGFNYNTGSSLTEIGMELEINNLLCNKNCKIVPINLYKEDSEITQILLPSDFHISEDSRKNLEILKINIQELNINKQQFSIFDIGNATNSAIENILQIQKTVIWNGPLGMYENEKFKQGTDHVMNILSRLTKNGTIKSFIGGGDTIACIKNEHNITHISDGGGSFISFLSGNVLPGLASMLNTSNSP; encoded by the coding sequence GTGAAAATCCTTGATAATTTGCAAGATCTACAAAATTTTCAAAACTTTTTCCAAAAAAGACTAACTAAAAATAGGGCTGTATTAGTAAGAGTGGATTTTAATATGCCAACTGATCAAAGTGGGCGAATTACAAATTTTCAAAGATTAGAAAAAGCTCAAGATACAATAAATTTCATTCTCGAATGTGGTGGTATTCCTGTGCTTTTATCCCATCTTGGAAAGAAGTACGAAAAATTTGAAATGCATATCAAACAGATAAATTCATATCTCAAAAATAATAAATTTCACGAACTACACTTAGTAACCGAAAGAAGTAACTTCTCAGAACAGATAACAGCATTGCAAAAGCTTCTTTCAATCACTGAAGAAACAGAAAAAAAAGTATTTCTTATTGAAAATATGAGATTATATGAAGAAGAGGAAAAAAATTCTGATGAAGCAGCGCAAATGCTAATTTCAGAAATCTCCGAATTCTACATTAATGAAGCATTTTCGTGTTGTCATAGAAAGCATATGTCAATGTATTCCCTTCCAATGCATACTACTTATAAATTTTGTGGAATTCGTCTCATACAAGAATTGCAAGCTATATTACCACTTATGAAGGTAAATTTTGAAGATACTACAATTATCCTTGGTGGAGCTAAAATATCGACAAAACTACCGTTAATAAAATTTATGATTGGAAAAGTAAGAAATATTATAGTGTCAGGTGGTATTGCTAATACACTTTTAAAGTACGGGTTTAATTATAATACAGGTTCTTCTTTGACAGAAATAGGAATGGAATTAGAGATAAATAATTTACTCTGTAATAAAAATTGTAAAATCGTTCCAATTAACCTTTATAAAGAAGATTCTGAAATAACACAAATTTTATTACCATCAGATTTTCATATTTCTGAGGATAGTAGAAAAAACTTAGAAATACTGAAAATTAACATACAAGAATTAAACATAAACAAACAGCAATTCTCAATTTTTGATATAGGCAATGCTACAAATTCCGCTATAGAAAATATCTTACAAATACAAAAAACAGTAATATGGAACGGACCACTAGGAATGTATGAGAATGAAAAATTCAAACAAGGAACTGATCATGTTATGAATATATTATCCAGACTCACGAAAAATGGCACTATTAAAAGCTTTATAGGAGGAGGTGATACAATAGCATGCATCAAAAATGAACATAACATAACTCATATATCAGATGGTGGTGGCTCATTCATCTCATTTCTCAGTGGTAACGTCCTACCAGGTTTAGCTAGCATGCTAAATACTTCAAATTCTCCTTGA
- the rpsC gene encoding 30S ribosomal protein S3 — MIRSTRSLLLRNFLNMGQKANPVGLRLGINRSTDSMWYASKTDYPRILRQDIAIRELIERRFGGALISKIEMRRSSSKLNVRIVAAKAMMILGKNGSEVEVLKKSIIGIVDHGLEVDINIDTEKKPLLQSRVVAKMISQQLEQRVAPKQAMKKAIRDVMKSGAYGVRIAISGRLGGAEIARTEWQKDGSVPLHTLRMPIEKSNAIARTTYGVLGVAVIIAAHPNSIREEEQRSN; from the coding sequence ATGATACGCTCAACGCGTTCGTTATTATTACGGAATTTTCTCAATATGGGACAGAAAGCTAATCCAGTAGGTCTAAGATTAGGCATTAACAGAAGTACTGATTCGATGTGGTACGCGTCTAAAACAGATTACCCTCGCATTTTACGTCAGGATATTGCTATACGTGAACTTATAGAACGACGTTTCGGAGGTGCTTTGATATCTAAAATTGAGATGCGTCGTTCTTCGTCTAAGTTGAATGTGAGAATTGTCGCTGCGAAAGCTATGATGATATTGGGTAAGAACGGTTCTGAGGTAGAAGTTCTCAAAAAGAGTATTATTGGTATTGTAGATCATGGATTAGAAGTGGATATTAATATAGACACAGAAAAGAAGCCTTTGCTACAATCTAGAGTTGTAGCAAAGATGATTTCTCAACAACTTGAGCAGAGAGTAGCTCCAAAACAAGCAATGAAAAAGGCTATTAGAGATGTCATGAAATCTGGAGCATACGGAGTGAGAATTGCTATAAGTGGTAGATTAGGAGGAGCTGAAATAGCAAGAACGGAATGGCAAAAAGACGGGAGCGTGCCACTTCACACACTGAGAATGCCGATCGAAAAGAGTAATGCGATTGCTCGTACTACATATGGTGTGCTTGGAGTTGCTGTTATTATAGCGGCTCATCCAAACAGTATACGTGAAGAAGAACAACGATCTAATTAA
- the rpmB gene encoding 50S ribosomal protein L28, whose amino-acid sequence MPRKCDINGKMVSYGNNVSHSNRRTRRRFLPNIQNVSVFSSTMKKFFRLAVSTSGLRTLDKHHGIDNYLITTPDEKLTLKLRGIKKAILATSSSSAE is encoded by the coding sequence ATGCCTAGAAAATGCGATATAAACGGTAAAATGGTTTCCTATGGTAATAATGTTTCACACTCTAATAGGAGAACTCGTAGGAGATTTTTACCGAATATACAAAATGTTAGTGTATTTAGTTCTACGATGAAAAAATTCTTTAGACTTGCGGTATCAACCTCTGGCTTAAGAACTTTAGATAAGCATCATGGAATAGATAATTATCTTATCACAACTCCTGACGAAAAGCTTACCTTAAAGCTTCGTGGGATTAAAAAAGCTATTTTAGCTACATCTAGTTCAAGTGCTGAGTGA
- the tsaD gene encoding tRNA (adenosine(37)-N6)-threonylcarbamoyltransferase complex transferase subunit TsaD encodes MIALGIESSCDDACISLVKTDGTILFNDSYSHIKLHAFYGGVVPEIASRSHTQSLPKLFIKGINESGISPLNIDFIGVTAGPGLVSSLMVGIAFAKGIATALQRPCIPINHLEAHALAPRISNKDLTFPYLLLLVSGGNTQLVLSLDIGKHIIIGETLDDAIGETFDKVAQFLKLGYPGGPLIEKMALYGEQKAYQFPKPLYRSNTLNFSFSGLKTAIKKIIYSKSEITQRDICDICASFQRTILDLLNDKISQALIHIKKHYGIQIERVVISGGVSANSFLSYNIGNFLHNLGCKLFFCKTALCTDNAAMVAWTAIEKVKNGYFLETTSQKRYDNTMNFTVLPNLRLSLDSEL; translated from the coding sequence ATGATAGCTTTAGGAATAGAATCAAGTTGCGATGATGCTTGTATCTCATTAGTTAAAACTGATGGTACAATTCTCTTTAACGACTCATACTCTCATATTAAATTACACGCATTTTATGGCGGAGTTGTACCAGAAATTGCCTCGAGATCTCATACTCAATCTCTCCCAAAACTATTCATAAAAGGTATCAATGAATCAGGAATTTCTCCTTTAAATATAGATTTTATAGGAGTTACTGCTGGACCTGGGTTAGTAAGTTCTCTTATGGTTGGTATAGCTTTTGCTAAAGGAATTGCAACAGCTCTTCAAAGACCATGCATTCCTATTAATCACCTAGAGGCACATGCCCTTGCCCCTAGAATCTCTAATAAAGATCTTACCTTTCCATATTTACTGTTATTAGTATCAGGTGGAAATACTCAACTCGTATTATCGCTAGATATAGGAAAACATATAATAATTGGAGAAACCCTAGATGATGCAATTGGAGAAACTTTTGATAAAGTTGCACAATTTCTCAAATTAGGATATCCTGGTGGACCATTGATAGAAAAAATGGCTTTGTACGGAGAACAAAAAGCATATCAATTTCCAAAGCCATTATATAGAAGCAATACATTAAACTTCTCTTTCTCAGGGTTAAAAACTGCTATAAAAAAAATAATTTATAGCAAAAGTGAAATTACACAACGTGATATATGTGATATATGCGCTTCTTTTCAACGTACTATTCTAGATTTATTAAATGATAAAATTTCTCAAGCTCTTATACATATTAAAAAACATTATGGTATTCAAATTGAGAGGGTAGTAATATCAGGTGGTGTTTCAGCCAACTCATTTTTATCCTACAATATAGGGAATTTTTTACATAATTTGGGCTGCAAATTATTTTTTTGCAAAACAGCCTTATGTACTGATAATGCAGCAATGGTTGCATGGACGGCAATAGAAAAGGTAAAAAATGGCTATTTTTTAGAAACAACTTCTCAAAAAAGATATGACAATACTATGAATTTTACAGTATTACCAAATCTACGATTATCATTAGATAGTGAATTATAG
- the secF gene encoding protein translocase subunit SecF: MNFNFVRYFRWAVLLSIILTTYSVFIFLYKGLNYSVDFTGGIVMELTANNQINRDILEQKLKPFVKNLSEIKKVQNHYITDRELFLVRVGGAENNVKNLSRMVLDSLKEYNPTIESMQYIGPKLGSELLHRSYFAIIVALLGIMIYTWLRFKMEFAIGVLISLVHDAVVTVGFCSTFGYEFDSASIAALLTVIGYSINDSVVIYDRIRENSKSNVPLSDVINSSINQTLSRTTMTVASTIIVCVVLLLFGDEKLRSFSYITTFGIAFGTYSSIFISAPIVLLFSPKLKL; encoded by the coding sequence ATGAATTTCAATTTTGTCCGCTATTTTCGTTGGGCAGTACTCCTAAGTATCATACTAACAACTTATTCAGTTTTCATTTTTCTTTATAAAGGGTTGAATTATAGTGTGGATTTTACAGGTGGTATTGTGATGGAACTTACAGCTAACAACCAAATAAATAGAGATATTCTAGAGCAAAAATTAAAGCCTTTTGTAAAAAATTTAAGTGAAATAAAAAAAGTGCAAAATCACTATATAACGGATAGGGAGCTTTTTCTCGTTAGGGTAGGAGGCGCGGAGAACAATGTGAAAAATTTAAGTAGAATGGTGCTTGATAGTTTAAAGGAATATAACCCAACTATAGAGAGTATGCAGTATATAGGCCCTAAACTAGGAAGTGAGCTTTTGCATAGAAGCTATTTTGCGATAATTGTTGCGCTTCTAGGTATTATGATATACACGTGGTTAAGGTTTAAAATGGAATTTGCAATTGGTGTACTGATAAGTCTTGTGCATGATGCTGTAGTTACGGTGGGATTTTGCTCGACTTTTGGGTATGAATTTGATAGTGCTTCGATAGCTGCTTTGTTGACAGTAATAGGGTACTCTATTAATGATAGTGTTGTAATATATGATAGGATAAGGGAAAATTCTAAAAGCAATGTGCCATTATCTGATGTTATTAATTCTAGTATCAATCAAACACTTTCTCGCACTACAATGACAGTAGCGAGTACTATAATTGTGTGTGTAGTGTTATTGCTCTTTGGTGATGAAAAACTCAGGAGTTTCAGCTATATTACGACGTTTGGAATAGCATTTGGTACCTATTCTTCTATTTTTATATCAGCTCCTATTGTGCTATTATTCAGTCCAAAATTAAAGCTTTAA
- a CDS encoding trypsin-like peptidase domain-containing protein, producing MCYIKFLISLVTSLSLFVICTEAYGDEASVVTPYHYDLSQVAEKILPATVEVRAHYTSKESVMEVDDLFREFEKYMKEGVPSRKKLLGFGSGFIISSDGYIVTCAHVIKDASKVSVLLRSNGRTRRVDAKVIGYDEMSDVAVIKVKESNLPYLKFADFSKVKVGQTVVAFSSPMALSWSFTSGVISDIGRDGYVQTDMSANRGSSGGAMCNIHGDVIGMLAFITTFPSSSAFSGISFGIQGDSVQKIALQLIKIGKVERGYWGVWLQALDEDVAKSLQLRDEMSGVLVTDVAPGSIAQRDGIKAGDVILEVNGQVVNNTAQLAKIIRESDVGIKLPVKIIRNGNSIMLNVGVEKKVDNENDAQEEQYGKSIKKKSTKLEMGAYVKPITQELRDLFHIPSTITYGLVIVDIEQDSILWDTQKPVIGYVIVEVDGTKVTSTGDFEKAISSAKRREQKYVKVVVAKESRMYIGLRIK from the coding sequence ATGTGTTACATTAAATTTCTTATCTCTTTGGTTACATCTCTTTCTCTGTTTGTTATATGTACAGAAGCGTACGGAGATGAAGCGAGTGTTGTTACACCATATCATTATGATTTAAGCCAGGTTGCTGAAAAAATTCTTCCTGCAACTGTTGAAGTGAGAGCGCATTATACTAGTAAAGAATCCGTGATGGAGGTTGATGATTTATTTCGAGAGTTTGAGAAATATATGAAGGAAGGTGTTCCATCTCGTAAGAAATTACTTGGTTTTGGCTCTGGGTTCATTATATCCAGTGATGGATATATTGTTACGTGTGCTCATGTAATTAAGGATGCAAGTAAAGTAAGTGTTCTTTTAAGAAGTAATGGAAGAACAAGAAGGGTAGATGCGAAAGTTATAGGGTATGATGAGATGAGTGATGTTGCGGTAATAAAGGTAAAAGAGTCAAATTTGCCATACTTGAAATTTGCTGACTTTAGTAAAGTAAAGGTTGGGCAAACAGTAGTAGCATTTTCTTCTCCTATGGCTCTTTCGTGGTCATTCACAAGTGGGGTAATTTCGGATATAGGTCGTGATGGTTATGTGCAAACAGATATGTCAGCAAATAGGGGAAGTTCAGGAGGAGCAATGTGTAATATTCATGGTGATGTCATAGGAATGTTAGCGTTTATTACTACTTTTCCAAGTTCTTCGGCTTTTTCTGGAATATCTTTTGGTATACAGGGTGATAGCGTACAAAAAATAGCTCTTCAACTTATTAAAATCGGAAAAGTTGAAAGAGGATATTGGGGAGTGTGGTTACAAGCACTAGATGAAGATGTTGCTAAATCGTTACAATTGCGAGATGAAATGAGTGGTGTTTTAGTGACTGATGTAGCTCCTGGCTCTATAGCTCAAAGGGATGGTATAAAAGCAGGTGATGTAATACTTGAAGTAAATGGACAAGTAGTGAACAATACTGCGCAACTTGCAAAAATCATACGAGAGAGTGATGTTGGGATTAAGTTGCCGGTAAAAATAATAAGAAATGGTAATTCGATAATGCTGAATGTTGGAGTGGAGAAAAAGGTTGATAATGAAAATGATGCACAAGAAGAGCAATATGGAAAGTCTATCAAGAAGAAGAGTACAAAACTTGAAATGGGTGCTTATGTCAAACCTATTACTCAAGAATTAAGAGATCTCTTTCATATACCTTCTACAATTACATATGGTCTTGTAATTGTTGATATAGAGCAAGATTCTATTCTTTGGGATACTCAAAAGCCTGTGATTGGATATGTGATAGTAGAAGTTGATGGTACTAAAGTAACTTCAACAGGCGATTTTGAGAAGGCCATTTCAAGTGCAAAAAGAAGAGAACAAAAATATGTAAAAGTCGTAGTAGCTAAGGAAAGTAGGATGTACATTGGATTAAGGATTAAGTAA
- a CDS encoding transcription antitermination factor NusB translates to MNRNDRLSAIKILYEISCKSSLLGQSHAVTYVTVSSQYSDIPSEHDNLECLGYEEVDPLSPCVPFINDNVRDAVSYCSTNYFNIIKIMSSCLENGTDISMSYMLEAILRCAFYELSKKVEQDNAIWKSRIISEYLSIALLFGQTQRLGLINHLLDACWEKLNSSSQTLIEVVS, encoded by the coding sequence ATGAACAGAAATGATAGACTCTCTGCAATAAAAATTCTTTATGAGATTTCCTGTAAATCTTCTCTTCTAGGACAATCGCATGCTGTTACGTATGTGACTGTGTCTAGTCAATACTCGGACATTCCTTCAGAGCACGATAATTTAGAATGTTTGGGCTATGAAGAAGTCGATCCTTTATCGCCATGCGTTCCGTTTATAAACGATAATGTAAGAGATGCTGTTTCTTATTGCTCTACTAATTACTTCAATATTATTAAGATAATGTCTAGTTGCCTTGAAAATGGTACAGACATATCAATGTCTTATATGCTAGAAGCAATCCTTAGATGTGCATTTTATGAACTTTCTAAAAAAGTAGAACAAGACAATGCGATATGGAAAAGCCGTATCATATCAGAATACTTAAGTATCGCGCTGCTTTTTGGACAAACACAACGATTAGGTCTTATTAATCATTTACTAGATGCATGCTGGGAAAAACTTAATAGCTCATCTCAAACTTTAATAGAAGTTGTATCTTAA
- the rplO gene encoding 50S ribosomal protein L15: protein MRRRTHTSSSYGERSNERRSPRQGDARGYRSNERSSNFSNERSSNFSAGSGDRQESSFRGRNDERGQRDGERSRPYSRPDRQGSSFRSRDGERGQRDGERSGFYGRSNDRQGGSFRRDGERGQRDGERSSSYSRSDRQGSSFRSRDGERGQHDGERSGFFTKLNDFRDNYGARRQKKILGRGVGSGLGKTSGRGGKGQTARSGVALNGFEGGQMPLYTRLPKRGFRSANRIEYTLISIDALNDLIRSEKINADSDITMDIMLELGLIEEKGENVKLLGPKEPDTVLDKAFRSIEVHKVSQNARAVLEEKNVKIVEIDLGRNKVAEVEL, encoded by the coding sequence ATGCGAAGAAGAACTCATACTAGCTCCTCATACGGTGAGAGGAGTAACGAAAGGCGAAGTCCTAGACAAGGCGATGCACGCGGATACCGAAGCAATGAACGCTCATCTAATTTTTCCAATGAACGCTCATCTAATTTTTCTGCTGGTTCAGGCGATAGACAAGAAAGTTCCTTCCGTGGTAGGAACGATGAGCGTGGACAACGTGATGGCGAGCGTTCTAGGCCTTACAGCAGGCCGGATAGACAAGGAAGTTCATTCCGTAGTAGAGATGGCGAGCGTGGGCAACGTGATGGTGAGCGCTCTGGTTTTTACGGAAGATCAAATGATAGACAGGGAGGTTCATTCCGTAGGGATGGTGAGCGCGGACAGCGTGATGGTGAACGTTCTAGCTCTTACAGCAGATCGGATAGACAGGGAAGTTCATTCCGTAGTAGGGATGGTGAGCGTGGACAGCATGATGGCGAACGTTCTGGTTTCTTCACAAAGTTAAATGATTTTAGAGATAATTATGGAGCGAGAAGACAAAAGAAAATTTTGGGACGTGGTGTAGGTTCTGGTCTTGGAAAGACTTCCGGTAGAGGAGGAAAAGGACAAACAGCTCGAAGTGGAGTAGCATTAAATGGGTTTGAAGGTGGGCAAATGCCTTTGTATACAAGGTTGCCAAAACGTGGATTTAGAAGTGCAAATAGAATAGAGTACACTTTAATTAGCATTGATGCTTTGAACGATTTGATTAGAAGTGAGAAGATTAATGCTGACTCGGATATTACAATGGATATTATGCTGGAACTTGGATTAATTGAAGAAAAAGGTGAAAATGTGAAGTTACTAGGGCCTAAAGAACCAGATACTGTTCTTGATAAAGCTTTTCGTTCAATAGAAGTTCATAAAGTTTCTCAAAATGCTAGAGCGGTATTAGAGGAAAAAAATGTAAAAATCGTCGAGATAGATTTGGGTAGAAACAAAGTTGCCGAAGTAGAATTATAA